One segment of Cervus canadensis isolate Bull #8, Minnesota chromosome 32, ASM1932006v1, whole genome shotgun sequence DNA contains the following:
- the HSPB1 gene encoding heat shock protein beta-1: MAERRVPFSLLRGPSWDPFRDWYPAHSRLFDQAFGLPRLPEEWSQWLSHSGWPGYVRALPAAAIEGPAYNRALSRQLSSGVSEIQQTADRWRVSLDVNHFAPEELTVKTKDGVVEITGKHEERQDEHGFISRCFTRKYTLPPGVDPTLVSSSLSPEGTLTVEAPLPKSATQSAEITIPVTFQARAQLGGPEAGKSEQPANK; this comes from the exons ATGGCCGAGCGCCGAGTGCCCTTCTCGCTCCTGCGGGGCCCCAGCTGGGACCCTTTCCGCGACTGGTATCCGGCCCACAGCCGCCTCTTCGACCAGGCCTTCGGGCTGCCCCGGCTGCCCGAGGAGTGGTCGCAGTGGCTGAGCCACAGCGGATGGCCGGGCTACGTGCGCGCGCTGCCCGCCGCCGCGATCGAGGGTCCCGCCTACAACCGCGCGCTCAGCCGGCAGCTCAGCAGCGGGGTCTCCGAGATCCAGCAGACCGCCGACCGCTGGCGCGTGTCCCTGGACGTCAACCACTTCGCCCCCGAGGAGCTGACGGTCAAAACCAAGGACGGCGTGGTGGAGATCACTG gcaAGCACGAGGAAAGGCAGGACGAACACGGCTTCATTTCCCGTTGCTTCACTCGCAAATACAC GCTACCCCCCGGTGTGGACCCCACCCTGGTCTCCTCCTCCCTGTCCCCTGAGGGCACGCTCACCGTGGAGGCCCCGTTGCCCAAGTCAGCCACCCAGTCGGCCGAGATCACCATTCCCGTCACCTTCCAGGCGCGTGCCCAGCTTGGCGGCCCCGAAGCTGGGAAGTCCGAACAGCCCGCAAACAAGTAA